In Nocardia sp. NBC_00403, one DNA window encodes the following:
- a CDS encoding A24 family peptidase: MDFAAFSLLVAWCAMLTVIDIRHRRLPDTLTGSGALIVFGYALFTTQFTTALLGAALLTIPYLLVHMVSPGAFGAGDVKLAIGLGAVAALGGARTWVSAALVAPALTAAVGIVALTVRRMRADADSTAAITVPHGPAMCLATMLALVVTHDN; encoded by the coding sequence ATGGACTTTGCCGCATTCTCCCTGCTCGTGGCCTGGTGTGCGATGCTCACCGTCATCGATATCCGGCACCGCAGACTTCCCGACACGCTCACCGGATCAGGTGCGCTGATCGTGTTCGGATACGCGCTGTTCACAACACAATTCACAACCGCGTTGCTCGGTGCTGCGCTGCTGACGATCCCCTACTTGCTGGTGCACATGGTGTCGCCCGGGGCGTTCGGCGCCGGCGACGTGAAACTCGCGATCGGACTGGGTGCGGTGGCCGCGCTCGGCGGCGCGCGGACCTGGGTGTCGGCAGCGCTCGTCGCACCGGCACTCACCGCCGCGGTCGGCATCGTGGCGCTGACGGTCCGGCGAATGCGAGCCGATGCCGACAGCACCGCAGCAATCACGGTGCCGCACGGGCCTGCGATGTGCTTGGCGACGATGCTGGCGCTGGTGGTGACGCATGACAACTGA
- the efp gene encoding elongation factor P gives MADTSDFKNGLVLKIDGQLQQIIEFQHVKPGKGPAFVRTKLKNVLSGKVVDKTFNAGVKVETATVDRRDMTYLYHDGSDYVFMDGDTFDQISISESTIGPGARFLLENMTAQVATHEGAPLYVELPVTVELEVQHTDIGLQGDRSTGGTKPATLETGAEVQVPLFINTGDKLRIDSRDGSYLGRVNS, from the coding sequence GTGGCGGACACCAGCGACTTCAAGAACGGCCTTGTGCTGAAGATCGACGGTCAGCTCCAGCAGATCATCGAATTCCAGCACGTCAAGCCGGGCAAGGGTCCCGCATTCGTGCGGACCAAGCTGAAGAACGTGCTGTCCGGCAAGGTTGTCGACAAGACCTTCAACGCGGGCGTCAAGGTGGAGACCGCCACCGTCGACCGTCGCGATATGACCTACCTGTACCACGATGGTTCGGACTACGTCTTCATGGACGGCGACACCTTCGACCAGATCTCGATCTCCGAGTCGACCATCGGTCCCGGCGCGCGCTTCCTGCTGGAGAATATGACCGCGCAGGTCGCCACGCACGAGGGCGCCCCGCTCTACGTAGAGCTTCCGGTCACGGTCGAGCTCGAGGTGCAGCACACCGACATCGGCCTGCAGGGCGACCGCTCCACCGGCGGCACCAAGCCCGCGACCCTGGAGACCGGCGCCGAGGTGCAGGTCCCGCTGTTCATCAACACCGGTGACAAGCTGCGCATCGACTCGCGCGACGGCAGCTACCTCGGTCGGGTGAACTCCTGA
- the nusB gene encoding transcription antitermination factor NusB, producing MAEQKPTYKKLGARHKARRRAVDLLFEAEARDVDAADLVSERVELSTQDQAVAPVHAYTKTLVEGVADDLDRVDGTIESYLKDWELSRLPAVDRAILRIAVWELFHANDVPPVVAVDEAVELAKELSTDDSPSFVNGVLGQVVLVAPQVRAAAAATLAPRPEPEA from the coding sequence GTGGCCGAACAGAAGCCCACGTACAAGAAGCTCGGTGCCAGGCACAAGGCCCGCCGCCGCGCGGTCGATCTGCTGTTCGAGGCGGAGGCTCGCGACGTCGACGCGGCCGACCTGGTCTCCGAGCGCGTCGAACTGTCCACCCAGGATCAGGCTGTCGCGCCGGTGCACGCCTACACCAAGACCCTTGTCGAAGGCGTCGCCGACGATCTCGACCGGGTGGACGGCACCATCGAGTCCTACCTCAAGGACTGGGAGCTGTCCCGGCTGCCCGCCGTGGACCGGGCTATCCTGCGGATCGCGGTGTGGGAGTTGTTCCACGCCAACGATGTTCCGCCGGTGGTCGCGGTCGACGAGGCGGTGGAGCTGGCCAAGGAGCTGTCCACCGACGACTCCCCGTCATTCGTGAACGGCGTCCTCGGCCAGGTCGTGCTCGTCGCACCGCAGGTCCGCGCCGCCGCCGCGGCGACGCTGGCCCCGCGCCCGGAGCCCGAGGCCTGA
- a CDS encoding TetR family transcriptional regulator C-terminal domain-containing protein, giving the protein MVKPARRAPAGLRRVWALADSWLDYAAKPIFRGGCFFLSAVAEFDARPGRVHDAVAAGRRDWLRLYEAAAAEAVALGEIAADIDPADLAFELDSIARVAGQDALLFSDAAPYARARRIISARLSVVATPPPLRFPRHPDPPGPPRAPGPP; this is encoded by the coding sequence GTGGTGAAACCGGCTCGCCGTGCGCCCGCCGGTCTGCGTCGGGTGTGGGCGCTGGCCGATTCCTGGCTGGATTACGCCGCGAAACCGATCTTCCGGGGCGGCTGCTTTTTCCTGTCCGCGGTCGCGGAGTTCGACGCAAGGCCGGGACGCGTGCACGACGCTGTCGCCGCCGGACGCCGAGACTGGTTGCGCCTGTACGAGGCTGCCGCCGCCGAGGCTGTTGCGCTCGGCGAAATCGCCGCCGACATCGACCCCGCAGATCTGGCCTTCGAGCTCGACTCGATCGCCCGGGTGGCGGGCCAGGACGCACTCTTGTTCTCCGATGCCGCGCCCTACGCGCGCGCCCGCCGCATCATCTCCGCCCGGCTGTCCGTCGTTGCCACCCCACCGCCCCTGCGATTCCCTCGGCACCCCGATCCCCCTGGACCACCCCGAGCCCCTGGGCCACCCTGA
- a CDS encoding DMT family transporter: MVAISLGLVFLFILVSGGLRSIEVGCQNTQKIYVQNVWLCAVFSYAVALAGFLIFLAVSRVVAPSAWPSLDDVRNMPWWAPFGGLIGGVAVVGMITVAKYVGVATFNAVVIVSEMLVALVMDDLGLMGFATRELTAPRVVGAVLITVAVYLMASDSAKQETTPLATAAAEGIVR; this comes from the coding sequence ATGGTCGCCATTAGCCTTGGGCTCGTATTTCTTTTCATCCTGGTATCCGGTGGGCTGCGGTCCATCGAGGTCGGGTGTCAGAACACGCAGAAGATCTATGTGCAGAACGTCTGGTTGTGCGCGGTGTTCTCGTATGCCGTTGCGCTGGCCGGATTCTTGATCTTCCTGGCGGTGTCGAGGGTGGTCGCGCCTTCGGCGTGGCCGTCCCTCGACGACGTGCGAAACATGCCGTGGTGGGCGCCGTTCGGCGGCCTGATCGGCGGTGTCGCGGTGGTCGGCATGATCACCGTCGCCAAATATGTCGGCGTGGCAACGTTCAACGCGGTCGTCATCGTGAGCGAAATGCTGGTCGCGCTGGTGATGGACGACCTTGGGCTCATGGGGTTCGCCACCAGGGAGTTGACCGCACCCCGTGTGGTCGGCGCCGTATTGATCACGGTGGCGGTCTATCTGATGGCCAGCGACTCGGCGAAACAAGAAACCACCCCGCTCGCCACCGCGGCTGCTGAAGGGATTGTCCGATGA
- a CDS encoding DUF4334 domain-containing protein, protein MAETRSAAPGTAELAALQDGGCTPQQAWELFDRLPGVPTTEITTGRWRGEELDTQHPFAGVLVASGWYGKQFDTADAVHPLLFADETGTVFPVDPRRVPLGLAGRVPLAGVRMARKSLRVIGSVLRTRTPAARLRDIEYRGVLSAGMIYDHLPIIDHFRRVDERTLLGVMDLRGMTESYFFVLRRETV, encoded by the coding sequence ATGGCCGAGACGAGGAGCGCAGCGCCGGGGACCGCCGAGTTGGCGGCGCTGCAGGACGGCGGGTGCACGCCACAGCAGGCGTGGGAGCTCTTCGACCGCCTCCCCGGTGTGCCGACCACGGAGATCACGACCGGACGTTGGCGCGGCGAGGAGCTGGACACCCAGCATCCGTTCGCCGGCGTGCTCGTCGCCTCGGGCTGGTATGGCAAGCAGTTCGACACCGCCGACGCTGTCCACCCGCTGCTGTTCGCGGATGAGACCGGAACCGTGTTCCCCGTCGATCCCCGCCGGGTCCCGCTCGGCCTCGCAGGCCGGGTGCCGCTCGCAGGCGTGCGGATGGCGCGTAAGTCGTTGCGGGTGATCGGTTCGGTGCTTCGAACCCGTACGCCCGCAGCACGTTTGCGCGATATCGAGTATCGCGGTGTGCTGAGCGCGGGCATGATCTATGACCACCTGCCGATCATCGATCACTTCCGGCGGGTCGACGAACGCACCCTGCTCGGCGTGATGGATCTGCGCGGCATGACCGAATCATATTTCTTCGTGCTGCGTCGAGAGACGGTCTGA
- a CDS encoding YciI family protein has translation MVNKYLVMAMRRPNFDPAVVEPHREFLADLLERGHLVESGRFTDGTGGAYVIHADNLDAAREIAFTDPVHTTGSSELTVYEWEIAVSA, from the coding sequence ATGGTGAACAAGTACCTGGTCATGGCGATGCGCAGGCCGAATTTCGACCCCGCCGTCGTCGAGCCGCACCGCGAGTTTCTCGCCGATCTGCTCGAACGCGGCCACCTGGTCGAGAGCGGCCGCTTTACCGACGGCACCGGCGGTGCCTACGTCATCCACGCCGACAACCTCGACGCCGCCCGCGAGATCGCCTTCACCGACCCGGTCCACACCACCGGGTCATCGGAACTGACGGTCTACGAGTGGGAGATCGCGGTCTCCGCCTGA
- the aroC gene encoding chorismate synthase, with protein sequence MLRWITAGESHGPALVTILEGMVAGLEVTSEEISAQLARRRLGYGRGARMKFEADKVTIVGGVRHGRTMGGPIAVEIANSEWPKWTIVMSADPVDETELSDLARNAPLTRPRPGHADYSGMLKYNFDDARNVLERASARETAARVAAGTLARNFLRQAFGVEVVSHVISIGAAANTTGLVPTAKDLAAIDESPVRAFDKDAEAAMIAEIEAAKKDGDTLGGVVEVVVEGLPVGLGSFISGENRLDSRLAAALMGIQAIKGVEVGDGFETARRRGSQAHDEMKPGPDGVLRSTNRAGGLEGGMTNGEALRVRAAMKPISTVPRALATVDMTTGEEAVAIHQRSDVCAVPAAGVVAESMVALVVAQAALEKFGGDSLTETLDNITSYIKRISARPHVPQ encoded by the coding sequence GTGTTGCGCTGGATAACTGCCGGAGAATCCCATGGTCCCGCCCTCGTCACCATCCTCGAGGGCATGGTGGCCGGTCTCGAGGTGACATCCGAAGAGATCTCCGCGCAGCTCGCGCGGCGCCGGCTCGGGTACGGGCGCGGCGCGCGAATGAAGTTCGAGGCCGACAAGGTCACCATCGTGGGCGGTGTGCGCCACGGCCGCACCATGGGTGGACCGATCGCGGTCGAGATCGCCAACTCCGAGTGGCCGAAGTGGACGATTGTCATGTCCGCCGACCCCGTCGACGAGACCGAGCTGTCGGATCTGGCACGCAATGCGCCGCTCACCCGGCCACGGCCTGGACATGCCGACTACTCGGGCATGCTCAAGTACAACTTCGACGACGCCCGCAACGTGCTGGAGCGGGCCAGCGCCCGCGAGACCGCCGCGCGCGTCGCGGCGGGCACGCTCGCCCGCAACTTCCTGCGGCAAGCCTTCGGTGTCGAGGTCGTCTCGCACGTCATCTCCATCGGAGCCGCCGCGAACACCACCGGTCTGGTGCCCACCGCGAAAGATCTTGCCGCCATCGACGAGAGCCCGGTGCGCGCGTTCGACAAGGACGCCGAGGCCGCGATGATCGCGGAGATCGAGGCCGCCAAGAAGGACGGCGACACTCTCGGTGGCGTCGTCGAGGTCGTCGTGGAGGGTCTACCGGTCGGGTTGGGCTCCTTCATCAGCGGCGAGAACCGGCTCGACTCGCGACTGGCCGCCGCACTGATGGGCATTCAGGCGATCAAGGGCGTCGAGGTCGGCGATGGTTTCGAGACCGCACGCCGACGCGGCAGCCAGGCACACGACGAGATGAAGCCGGGGCCCGACGGCGTGCTGCGCTCCACCAACCGGGCGGGCGGCCTGGAAGGCGGCATGACCAACGGCGAGGCGCTACGGGTCCGCGCCGCGATGAAGCCGATCTCGACGGTGCCGCGCGCGCTGGCCACGGTCGACATGACCACCGGCGAGGAAGCCGTCGCCATCCACCAGCGCTCCGACGTGTGTGCGGTGCCCGCCGCGGGTGTGGTCGCCGAGTCGATGGTGGCGCTGGTCGTCGCACAGGCCGCGCTGGAGAAGTTCGGCGGCGATTCGCTGACCGAGACCCTCGACAACATCACCAGCTACATCAAGCGCATCAGCGCCCGCCCACACGTGCCGCAATGA
- a CDS encoding DMT family transporter: MTTATEPEVETRTALPRSAFALVFVFLLIGGALRSIEAGCQNTLKLALKNVWLCGVVSYAVALTGVGIILVVALLVSSNRQLPTRADLAAMPKWAPFGGLTGGAAIFAMITVASSVGIGTFNALIIGGQMFLATAMDHFGVMGFPRRRINVQRIAACAMIIAGSYLMAKY, encoded by the coding sequence ATGACTACTGCCACCGAACCCGAGGTCGAGACTCGCACCGCGCTGCCGCGCTCGGCATTTGCCCTGGTCTTCGTATTCCTGCTGATCGGCGGCGCATTGCGGTCCATCGAGGCAGGCTGTCAGAACACGCTGAAGTTGGCGCTGAAGAATGTGTGGCTGTGCGGGGTAGTTTCCTATGCGGTGGCCCTCACCGGCGTCGGGATCATTCTTGTTGTCGCGCTGCTGGTTTCGTCGAATCGGCAGTTGCCGACCCGAGCCGATCTCGCGGCCATGCCCAAATGGGCGCCGTTCGGCGGTCTGACCGGCGGTGCGGCGATCTTCGCGATGATCACCGTTGCCTCCAGCGTCGGAATCGGCACCTTCAACGCCTTGATCATCGGCGGTCAGATGTTTCTCGCGACCGCGATGGACCACTTCGGCGTGATGGGGTTCCCGCGCCGTCGCATCAATGTCCAACGAATCGCTGCGTGCGCCATGATTATCGCGGGCTCCTACCTGATGGCGAAATACTGA
- a CDS encoding SLC13 family permease: MMANVPEQMLSSARTSPSTTPPPRWRPSTLDWVRLGLLLAGLLCVLTGLLPQDQAVDNMRRIGPLLLFLGSVIVLAELTRQAKVFDVIAHRMAILGRGYYPALFGLCVLFASATTILLNLDTTAVLLTPVMLALASPARIPPLPLAMTTLWLANTASLLLPVSNLTNLLAADRIALHATDFAARMWAPQLVSIVATMICLWVWYWRRGRRDADRYLPPEPVRPENTRQRALLYTTATACLLFVLAIPFVGDRIGIAATLAAAIAVAAFAIFDRSALRLSLIPWQLLVFVVGLFLVVPTLSRFGLSEVMHWLIGTDPDALGAYRAAGAGAALSNVANNLPAYTAGETVVPDANRNQLLALLIGTNIAPLVTPWASLATLLCLEFCRTHEVRVPMLRFVLTGLTLALTATTAAVAVLLLTD; encoded by the coding sequence ATGATGGCGAACGTGCCCGAGCAGATGCTTTCCTCCGCGCGGACCTCTCCTTCGACCACACCACCGCCGCGATGGCGGCCGAGCACGCTGGACTGGGTCCGGCTCGGACTGTTGCTCGCCGGACTGCTGTGCGTGCTGACCGGACTACTGCCACAGGACCAGGCCGTCGACAATATGCGCCGGATCGGTCCGCTGCTGCTGTTCCTCGGCAGTGTGATCGTGCTTGCCGAACTCACCAGGCAGGCCAAGGTTTTCGATGTCATCGCGCATCGCATGGCAATTCTGGGTCGCGGCTACTATCCGGCGCTGTTCGGGCTGTGCGTGCTGTTCGCATCCGCCACCACGATCCTGCTCAACCTGGACACCACCGCGGTGCTGCTCACACCGGTCATGCTCGCGCTGGCGAGTCCCGCCCGGATCCCGCCACTGCCGCTGGCGATGACCACGCTGTGGCTGGCCAATACCGCGAGCCTGTTGCTGCCGGTCTCCAATCTCACCAATCTGCTGGCCGCGGACCGGATTGCGTTGCACGCCACCGACTTCGCCGCGCGCATGTGGGCGCCACAGCTGGTGTCGATCGTCGCGACGATGATCTGCCTGTGGGTCTGGTACTGGCGGCGCGGCCGACGCGATGCCGACCGTTACCTGCCGCCGGAACCGGTCCGCCCGGAGAATACGAGGCAGCGCGCGCTGCTGTACACGACGGCGACCGCGTGTCTGCTGTTCGTCCTGGCCATCCCGTTCGTCGGCGATCGCATCGGCATCGCCGCCACGCTGGCCGCGGCCATCGCGGTGGCGGCCTTCGCGATCTTCGACCGTTCCGCGCTGCGGCTGTCACTGATCCCCTGGCAGCTGCTGGTTTTCGTGGTCGGGTTGTTCCTCGTGGTGCCCACGCTGAGCAGATTCGGACTGTCCGAGGTGATGCACTGGCTGATCGGCACCGACCCCGACGCCCTCGGCGCATACCGCGCCGCAGGAGCGGGCGCTGCGCTGTCCAACGTGGCGAACAACCTGCCCGCCTATACCGCAGGCGAGACCGTCGTACCGGACGCGAACCGAAACCAACTGCTGGCCTTGCTCATCGGCACGAATATCGCCCCACTGGTCACCCCATGGGCATCCCTCGCCACGCTGCTGTGCCTCGAATTCTGCCGCACCCATGAAGTCCGCGTCCCCATGCTGCGATTCGTCCTCACCGGACTCACCCTGGCGCTCACGGCAACAACAGCCGCGGTAGCAGTCCTCCTGCTCACCGATTGA
- a CDS encoding serpin family protein, translating to MQTSVAPHVVATNELTARWCAAAGAADFVVSGAGVWPLLALLAAAAEGAARSELETAIRVSAEVATTAALDLLHTLADAEDVSAALGLWVRDDLPLHENWTRRLPAGTIDRLGEQQVLDEWARRHTGGLIEKFPLRIERDTVLVLATALAAKTTWEAPFTATELAPETGPWQGRRGPGLHRVTNRLTDAAILEGSQPVTRVIVTGTADVDVHLLLGAATPGDVIATGLGAVTGAVPIRTDLPAGTTGPGLAVRTHTGRSRRDLLEVRLPPFEIRSTHNLRAQPELFGLTAATDSTHGHFPDISPDPLYVAQGAQEVLARFTRTGFEAAAITAITMARAAALLPERLVTTISVAFDHPFGFIAVHRPTGLAVVAGWVADPPTEPIG from the coding sequence GTGCAGACATCTGTGGCGCCGCATGTCGTCGCGACCAACGAGCTGACCGCACGATGGTGCGCCGCGGCAGGCGCAGCCGACTTCGTCGTGTCCGGCGCCGGTGTGTGGCCGCTGTTGGCACTGCTCGCCGCCGCCGCGGAGGGGGCCGCGCGATCCGAACTGGAAACGGCAATCAGGGTGTCTGCCGAGGTGGCGACCACCGCGGCATTGGATCTATTGCACACACTGGCCGACGCCGAGGACGTGTCCGCCGCGCTCGGCCTCTGGGTTCGTGATGACCTACCGCTGCACGAGAATTGGACGCGCCGACTGCCTGCGGGCACCATCGACCGACTCGGCGAACAACAAGTCCTCGACGAATGGGCTCGGCGGCACACCGGCGGACTCATCGAGAAGTTCCCGCTACGTATCGAGCGCGACACCGTGCTCGTCCTCGCCACGGCCCTCGCGGCGAAGACCACCTGGGAAGCGCCGTTCACCGCAACCGAGCTGGCGCCCGAAACCGGCCCGTGGCAAGGGCGGCGCGGACCCGGCCTCCACCGGGTCACCAACCGCCTCACCGATGCCGCGATCCTCGAAGGATCACAACCGGTCACCCGGGTAATCGTGACCGGGACCGCCGATGTGGATGTGCACCTGCTGCTCGGCGCGGCGACCCCCGGCGACGTTATTGCGACCGGTCTGGGCGCGGTGACCGGTGCGGTGCCGATCCGCACCGACCTCCCTGCCGGGACCACCGGACCCGGTCTTGCGGTACGCACCCACACCGGTCGGTCGCGGCGCGATTTGCTCGAAGTTCGCCTGCCGCCCTTCGAGATCCGATCGACGCACAACCTTCGCGCACAGCCGGAGTTGTTCGGCCTGACAGCGGCGACCGACAGCACACACGGCCACTTCCCCGATATCTCCCCCGACCCGCTGTATGTAGCCCAGGGCGCACAGGAAGTACTCGCGCGTTTCACCCGAACCGGGTTCGAGGCCGCGGCCATCACGGCCATCACCATGGCGCGGGCCGCGGCTCTGCTGCCGGAACGCCTCGTCACCACCATCTCCGTCGCCTTCGACCATCCCTTCGGCTTCATCGCGGTGCATCGCCCGACGGGGCTCGCCGTCGTCGCAGGCTGGGTTGCCGATCCGCCGACCGAGCCGATCGGCTGA
- a CDS encoding M24 family metallopeptidase, with protein MSADHAGLEPDYAARRGALRSLLVENEVDALLVTDLVNIRYLTGFTGSNAALLVHSWDMRNAEERTVIGTDGRYLTQVAEQVPDLRAEIARATARRIVELAGEWQLGRVGYESHVVTVDQHRGFVEQHTGLEFVATPGLVEQLRMVKDAYEVEQLRAACAAGDAGLATLLERGGLRPGRTERQVARDLEWAMFEHGAAAVAFETIVAAGANSAVPHHRPTDAVLAVGDFVKLDFGAVVGGYHSDMTRTFVLGSPTDWHREVYALVQESQRAGREALQPGAPVADVDAAARAVIEAAGHGKLFVHGLGHGVGLQIHEAPGIAKTGTGTLLSGVAVTVEPGVYFPGRGGVRIEDTLVVREGGPELLTNTSKDLTVVD; from the coding sequence ATGTCTGCTGATCACGCGGGCCTCGAGCCCGACTACGCGGCGCGTCGCGGTGCGCTGCGGAGTCTGCTGGTGGAGAACGAGGTCGATGCGCTGTTGGTCACCGATCTGGTGAACATCAGGTACTTGACGGGATTCACCGGGTCCAACGCCGCGCTGCTCGTGCACTCCTGGGATATGCGCAATGCCGAGGAGCGCACGGTGATCGGCACCGATGGCCGATACCTCACCCAGGTCGCCGAGCAGGTGCCGGACCTGCGCGCCGAGATCGCACGGGCCACCGCCCGCAGGATCGTGGAGCTCGCGGGGGAGTGGCAACTGGGCCGGGTCGGCTACGAGAGTCACGTCGTCACCGTCGATCAGCACCGTGGTTTCGTCGAGCAGCACACCGGACTGGAGTTCGTCGCCACACCCGGCCTCGTCGAACAGCTGCGCATGGTGAAAGACGCGTACGAGGTCGAGCAGCTGCGCGCTGCGTGCGCCGCGGGCGATGCCGGGCTCGCCACGCTGCTGGAGCGCGGTGGGCTGCGGCCCGGCCGCACCGAACGGCAAGTGGCAAGGGACCTCGAGTGGGCCATGTTCGAGCACGGCGCGGCGGCAGTGGCGTTCGAGACGATCGTGGCGGCGGGCGCGAATTCGGCTGTCCCGCATCATCGGCCGACCGACGCTGTGCTCGCTGTCGGCGACTTCGTCAAGCTCGATTTCGGCGCGGTGGTCGGCGGCTACCACTCGGATATGACCCGGACCTTCGTGCTCGGCTCGCCCACGGACTGGCACCGCGAGGTATATGCCCTGGTCCAGGAATCGCAGCGGGCCGGTCGCGAAGCATTGCAACCGGGTGCGCCGGTGGCCGACGTTGACGCGGCGGCGCGCGCGGTGATCGAGGCGGCCGGGCACGGGAAGCTGTTCGTGCACGGTCTCGGGCACGGGGTGGGACTGCAGATCCATGAAGCGCCGGGAATCGCCAAAACCGGAACCGGTACACTTCTCTCTGGCGTGGCGGTGACCGTCGAACCAGGTGTGTACTTCCCCGGCCGCGGCGGCGTCCGCATCGAGGACACGCTCGTGGTGCGCGAGGGGGGCCCGGAACTGCTCACCAACACCAGCAAAGACCTGACCGTCGTCGACTGA